The stretch of DNA ttgaatctttctatcaaaagaaaatatagttttataaaataataaatactataattttagaaataacaataaatactataacttatttattaaaatgctTAAAAGATGATATTAGATGGATTGGATTGATATCCTCCCTTGAAACTATGATAATTGATGAATTGGatggttttaattttaaatgaattgattttttttttccataacTTTTAGGAGAttgttaatgaattaatatattaatggaTTATTTTGATTCATCCATTAACTTCCAAATACAGATTCATCTATTTTATCACTCCCATATTCAattaatagaagaaaaaaaatccaaagaCATCCAACATTTCACCAAACCAAAGAAACACATTTTGTGACTGAGCTTTTCGACCTATAGCTTTTTTTCAATGGCTGCTAATCGCACAAAGTAACTTATACCCTTTTTAATTTGCCATTAATCAAGTTAGTTTTGTGtttaaattaatgttaattAACTTCATATTTTGGGAAAAATTCTTTAGCTTTAACCATTACTTTAAAGAAGCACaaagttataattttgattttttcccCGGAGATACAGTGTCAGATATTAGATTTATACCATGTAATCTTGGCTTCTTGAACGCATCACTGTGTTAAGAAAATGATCTTGTATCATAAGTATGTTGCAAATTTTAAATACCAATAagatgaaattaataatattgaatGTTCTacctataatttttaaattgtatcaTTTTAAGTTTTAGATTATTCGTCTCCAgcaatttatttatgtatatgtATACAAGTAGGTTAGCCgacaaattgatattttaaaatttttgacaTGAATTGCACTCGCAAATTCCATCGTGCACTTTAGAAAAAAGAgtatattttagaaataaattaaGCAAGATTTATATTAGTATGAATTTAGAAGAACATATTCTTTCAATCTTCTTTCTCTAGAATGTCTCTGTTATAAAGAAATTCATGTCACTTAATGAAGAGAAATAACTTTTGATAAGTCgtttaaaataactataaattaaatcaaaaaaagaaaatatacttACATATAAACCGTTAAACCGtatgacatttttatttttgtttagaaGTTGcgcaaaaaaatcaaaaaacacttttatatatatatatatatatatatgtgtgtgtgtatcTAAAAGGCTAAATACTATCTGTGGTCTCTTAATTTAACTGCatttaacgttttagtcatttatctttttttttctttacgatttggtcatttattttaattttaagtgataatttgatcttttatattttaaaatgtcaacaatattatcctttttttttacaaaaattcatcaaaattttcaaacaaaacccataaaattaattatattcttcaatataatacaaatttcatcaaattcgtaacttaaatattcaaataaactcatattttcattctttatttgatgttgttagagatgaaaatatgagtttatttaaaaatatgagttgatgaaattgcattatattgagaatgataattaattttatgggttttgtttgaaatttttaatgaatttttgcaaaaaaaaaaggataacattgttgacattttaaaacataaagatcaaattgtcacataaaattaaaataaaggaccaaatcgggaagaaaaaaaaaaagataaaagactaaaatattaactgaaattaagttaagggaccacgggATGGTATTTAGCCTATCTAAAATATGTACAAAATGTATGTTATATTTATCTGACCATAAAtaacttacaaaaataaaatttactattaattcatacacaataaaaatattttaaaaatttaagataattaaatttaaataacttcaaaactaTACCACtacatattatttataaatagaagTTACgagattaatttatatttatcttgatttaatttcacataatttttgtttatttggtCATATAACATATAtgttcattgttattttattcaaaCTAAAACATTGaggtaacaaaaaaaaaaattaaaatataaatttggttctttaaaattttaccatatcgctaattttttttttatatttgtttttcataaaatgacatttttatattacaaatcTTCTTAATGTATATTACTTGTAATGTtattgtaaaacaaaaacataccacaaatcataataaatgaGATTTTATCAAATTCGCTTAAAAATCATCAGTACCACATCAGTGTTAATTTTATCACTTTCACTTATAATTCATCAACAGCACAATAATGGTTATCTTAGCACACCAATTATCATAACCACAACATTGGTTATTTAATCTATCAGGGgacttttcttatttttgttcAATGATAATTTATGACCAATTTATCAAAAATTCTTGAAAGTCTTTTTCAATTTTGCTTCTTTAGAGCATATTTGAGAGACTaagatcaattttttattttttatttttatatatttcaattatagtCTAAATGTGTAGTTTTTTGAAAACTAAAACACAAATCTTTATATACGGTGACTATTGAAAATCACACATTTTTCAATCATACAAGAAtgctaaatattaaattattaactatACCAAAATTTATAGTGATGGCcaagaaaatacatattttgagcAATCTTAAGGATGCTTAAATATTATGTCTACATAAACTATATCACAGTAATCTTTATCAAGAATATTAATTCTTTAAACAATCCTTTAGggatattttaatttagttttgtttAGAAACTATATCTCACATTATCTTCATAAACAATGATTACGAAAATCATTACTTGAACAATCCTTTAAATATGCTtataatgttaaatttattgggatttaacaaaaataaacaaagaaaatataacaattatacAAGATAAGATTTCTCCATCAAATTTAtatgcaaaaataaattattaagatgaaataaaaggaataaaacttttaaaaataatattatcatgaGAAGAAGtagagaataataataataaattattgaaataaacCTCCAAATGGATTATATTATCActcatataatataaaattacgctgataatatgttattatgaaaattaactaaaatgagaacaaaatataaaaaataagagaaaaagaataatataatctttatattatatttttcaaagtattaattttacatttgtACAAACCTTCAATTTATACATCATAATTCATATAATTTACAAGGACCTTAATATaacattataatataatataccaTTAACATATGAAATTAAcgaaaattatcaaaatataaaagttatttaatataCCACAAATGTTAATCACATACACTTTTTTGTGgaaataaattagttattgtttttggtaaaaaaaaattaattgtagtcaaatttaaaactaatagttcccataaaaaaatttcttagtCAATCtagattacaataaaaaaaatagaatcacAGTAGCGTAAGCAACTAGGTGGCAAAAGATAGCACCCAAACCAatgaaaaactaataaatttccCATATTACCCCTTTACCACCCCTTATTATATCAAACTGTCCCTGGCTTTTGAGTCAACCCAAAAGATACACTGCACCAAGCCACCAACTTTCTTCACCAACTCTCTCTCAATTTTATAACAAAGCATTTGTTACTTCATTCTTTTGCTGTGacttatttcaattttcaatggCTTCTTCACTTTCCGTTTCCAAACTCACAACGCCAAACGCAAGCGCTTCTTTACCAGAAGCGCTTCGACGCAGATCTTCTAAAACGTGCTTCCTCGCTTTGGTTCCTTCCGTAACTAATTACAAAATTAACCTCTCCGCTTCTCTTCGAACTACTCATTTGAACGCTTTTCAATCCTCTTTACggtttgttttcttttctctcATCGATCGCTCTTTTCACTTTTCGTAGATCACAATTCGTGCTTAATTTTTACGTGCAGtgcttatttcatttttttaaatgtttattatatttatttatttatttatttatttaattttttgttgttttgagATTGTTGAAGTTGAAAAAAACTGAGATCGTGATCGTAAATCGTTATTATCGAAGAGTATTTAAGAAAAGGAACAATTCGGTATAAACCGATTTAATTCtgattcttgagagaaaaagaataGTTGATTTTATTATCTCAAACCACATAATTGTAATTTTCATCATAAGATAACAGTTAGTGGATTGTGGTGGTAAGTGTTGAGAAGTATGGTTGAGCCTTAAGaaagagataaataattaaatagaaatataaaactTCTTTGTATAGTGTCCTTAAGTAACTCACCTAACTAATTTAATCATAACTAACTTCTAACCATCTTAAATGATATTTAACTAAATCTAACAATATTTAATAACATTTCTAACGTGGGAAGAACAAtacaagaaaaaagaaaatacaaggtaagaaaattacaagaaaaagaATACAAGCCGAGGTGTACAACTCTCGTTGTAGTTTTCTGTTTACTTTGGACTAACATGAAAATCTCCTGGTGTTTCCGCAATAGCTTAACTACTATATGATGAAAGCACGAAGAGAATGAGAAAAGTCTAACTACTAGAGTAGAAGAacaaagagaaatataaaactTGAAAATGATAGTGTGAAGAATTATGATACAATTAGTGTAGGATACACCTTTATATAGTGTCCTTAAGGTAACTTACATAAATACCTTCTATCTAATCATAATGAATTTCTAACTATCTTAAATCATATCTAACTAAATCTAATAATATCTAAGAGTAAGTCCGCTCTTGCCACTTAAAATAGGTCGTTGTGAATTTACTAATGAAGCTCtatgttttttcaaaataaatatttaagattcAATTATTGATTGAACTGATATGTTAGAATAGTGGATTCTCAATGCATGTGTAAAATGGGTTTACACCGAGTTTATCCCCTTAAAACTCTTTGTTTCATTTTATTCAGATTCAGAtatctatttaaattaaatgtgattccctattCAAAAATTGgtatggattttttttctttgactaTGCTAAGCTTGTCAACAATTCAAAAGAATGCTTCAATGCAGTAGAGAAGAATAAGGCTTCACTATGTGAGTTTTGTTCCATTAACTCGGGTTTATTATGAGCCTTGTTTGCGTTGACCGAGGAATGTTATTAAGAATTATAAATGtttgtgttataattttttttaatttgtatatatggCCAACAtgatgaaccctaaaatcagtAATTTATAGTAACAGAACTCTTGTTGACTGATGAATATGAATCATTGTTTTTGTTTCCCGAACTACATTTATATGGAGGCAAACCTTTGACTGTTGGTTGTGTCTCTCTGCAGGATTAGATGCTCCCAAGCAGATGGAAATGGAAGTCCTGCAAAGAGGACAGTACTTCATGATCTTTATGAGAAACAAGGGCAGAGTCCATGGTATGATAATCTCTGCCGACCTGTTACAGATCTGATTCCTCTTATAGAAAGTGGTGTCAGAGGTGTCACTAGCAACCCAGCggtaataatattatgttatttaCTCATAATTCTCGCATCACCTAGTGAGAAAGTACTTTTATAGTTAAGCCATTTTGCTTGTGTGAAGATAGTTTTCCTCGGAATAATGTTGTAAAAATCAATACTGGACTACATGATACATGTTTCAAACACTTTTTAAGAGTGTAACATATTGCTTTCTATATACTATTGCATGTCATTGGTCTAATATGCTGTCTACACACGATTACAGATCTTTCAGAAAGCTATCTCATCTTCAAGTGCTTACAATGATCAGTTCAGGTACCATCAATATCTTTTACTAATACCAAAAGTTTTTCTTTCAAACTTGAACAACAATTTAATGGACAGTTGAGTAGAGTAGACTGTGGAAGCATAGTCATGACTCATGCTTGTCTATCTTTAGTGTCTATAATCATTGTATTACTAGCTTGGTAAACTAAAAAAAGGTGATGTTCCTCGGTTTCTACTTTTTTATAGGAAGGGCAGGTCTTTACTTCCATAAGTCGGCTTCTGTGCTTATATTACATTCACGTGAGTTTAACTGATATAACCATTACAGGGGAAAAAGTACTAAAATAATGGAaagtgtgttttatttttaattcttgtgGATGTGCTATTCTTTGTGGTGTCGTCTATAATTTAACTATAGCTCTagttattttctttccttttctcgTCGCTAAAGACAAGTTGCTTGATCTTGCAGGGAACTTGTGCAAGCAGGGAAAGACATTGAAAGTGCATATTGGGAACTTGTAGTGAAGGACATTCAAGATGCTTGCAAACTATTTGAACCAATTTATGATGAAACAGATGGTGGCGATGGCTATGTTTCTGTTGAAGTATCTCCTAGACTTGCTGATGATACTCAAGGAACCATAGAAGATGCAAAATGGCTTCATAAAGTGGTTTCTCGCCCCAATGTGTATATTAAGATTCCAGCTACAGCTGCATGTGTCCCTTCAATTAAGGAAGTTATTGCCAATGGAATTAGTGTCAACGTGACTGTAAGTTTGTGCTACATTCTTTCATGTAGTCtgcaaattaaataattgagtATTGAATTATGTTATGTTAAGATATTCTAGGTTCTGATGTTAGTTACTTGATAAGTAATCCTAGATATTATCAACACAATAATAATGAGTAGTAGCTGGTTAGAAGTGAAGGAGTTTTGTAGTAGGAGATCAAGAAACTCATCTTCTCTAACATTATTAATGAATGCATCTAAGTTGAGGTATGTTTGGATCAGTGGTATAGGATCAAATTGACTGGAATAACATGGAATGATATAACATAAACTTTTTGATTACTAACTAGTCTATTCCATTTCATTCCGCTCCATTCTATCTTATGTTACCAATCCAAACATATTGGTCTCTTTTACCATGTTGCTGGAGTCTTAATATATGTTTGTGGTACTTGTATTTGCAGCTGATATTCTCTCTTGAAAGATATGAAGCTGTCATTGATGCTTACTTGGATGGTCTTGAGGCATCTGGGTTAAATGATCTCTCTAGAGTCACAAGTGTTGCCTCGTTCTTTGTCAGCCGAGTGGACACTCTCATTGACAAGAACCTTGAGAAAATTGGCACCCCAGAGGCCCTTAACCTACGTGGCAAGGTAACCGCTTATTGTTTCCCAAATTGCCAATTTTTACTTTTGGATTTATTATTACACCTCTGGATATCAAATATGCTCATGTCATGACACATTGATTTTTATAGGCAGCAGTAGCCCAAGCAGCCCTAGCTTATCAGCTCTACCAAAGGAAATTTTCAGGTCCAAGGTGGGAAGCTCTAGTCAAAAAAGGCGCCAAGAAGCAAAGGCTCCTTTGGGCCTCAACTAGCGTCAAGAATCCTGCGTATCCTGACACCTTATATGTTGCTCCTCTTATTGGACCTGACACTGTAAGCCTATCATATTTTTCTAATGGCCTAGTTGCTTATACTACCTCTGTCCGTATTTATAAGTCCTTTTTGAGAAGAAAATTTGTTCCTAAATATAAGCCTCATTTCAAATTACTAgatacatttatatttttctttcagaATACACCcttaattaatactactaaGTGTTTtggaatataaaaatttatagctGAAAACATTCATATACAAAAGAGAACTTTAGGAAAAATCATACATTAAATATACTACAGACTGATCTTAATATATGGGAAAAGTGTCAAAGTTGCTTATAAAAAGGGACAGGCGTGGTAGTTATCATGGAGTTAATATGAAGCaactaatattttctttaacgaACCTCTCATTTGGCCCTGATTATTTTAAGAAACATGGAAATCAATGTTTCCTAATCTTTGAAGTTGTATCTTATTGCATTTcattcttaattactttccaggTATCTACCATGCCAGACCAAGCCCTTCAAGCATTTATCGATCACGGTATTGTAGCCAGAACGATAGACTCAAACGCATCTGAAGCTGAAGGAATTTACAATGCTCTCCAGAAGTTGGGCATTGATTGGAGATCTGTTGGTTCCCAGCTTGAACTTGAAGGAGTTGATTCATTTAAGAAGAGCTTTGAAAGCCTCCTGGATACCCTGCAGGAAAAGGCTAATTCTCTTAAGTTGGTTAGTCTGTGAGGTGTGAACTTTATTGTCAATTATTGCTGTGCAATGTAATTTAATGTATGACGCCGTTTTCggattaattaataaaagacaGTGGCTGGGGGTTTTGCTGTGTGCTACTGTAAATGTGATTCATGGAATCATTGGCGATGACAGCGATACATTTTACATTGGAGATTCTCTGCGCCTAGGTAAAGCTTGTTATTTCTTTCCAGTTTCCATGTACCATGTACGAGGTTTTTTAGATGTTAATCAGTGTCTCATgccatttttatatttgaaatctTATTAGTTTAGTCTTAATCttatgtttgattatttttgtttttaaatagataaacaCAATACAAGCATTGTTATATAAATTGAAGTGTAGAACTTGTTTAATACTAGATAGGATTTAGATGGATCAGGCTAAAGAAATAACTTTAAGGCCACAAGGTCATGGATGAGGAATTGGTATATCTATATACTAAGACACTAATAATCATAATTAATGGTTGACTAATTACAACTGAACttaaactaactaactaattggGTTTATCTAACAACTGTAATAATAACTTGgaacatatataaaattatcatggTAGGGGGAATTATGACatattgttaaaatataaaggGAACAAAACATGTCTTTGAAGGATTAGTCCAATTGTTTGAGTTGGGACACCAAATAAGTATTATTGAAACTCAAAGTTCAATATCTGTTATTAAACAGTTTCAGCTCTTCCTAATAAATCAACCACTAacatttgcttataaaaaagaCTAATAAAATAAACGTTGGTCACATTATAGAGATAAGCATCTGTCATGTTTTTTTAGGAGGGTCAGATCTTCACTGGGGGATAAGTATAATGTTGTGTCTTGCTTGTGTGCTGTGTTGAATCAATATTAACAGTTAATAAGGTTTTTTGAGTGGTATGTTTCGGGGGGTTGGGCGGAGTGTTGTTATTATTTATCAGTGCTTTTTTGTTGGTTGAATTGATTGCTAATAATGTCATGTTTTAATGTACATGGGTATAGTATTTGTTGAGTGGTACCAGTCGTACCAATTGGGTGGCCAACTGGCCATagaacataataaatatttttttttcaagtagtGGCTGACTCACACTTTTAAGGGCAGATAAATGTTGAATCCAGATTTCAAACCTTGATTTCggaatatcaatattattgcaGTTACCAATTGAATTGAgttgtatttataaaaaaatattacgcttcattttaataattaaaaagaatattacaatccattttaattatcaatttaagattatttatatattctaataaattttgttatttttttatataattatttatttttttcaataacacCTTTAACTATTCATTAATATATCTCATAAATTCTCTATGCAATAAATAGTCaataacaaaagaataattaatcCTATTCTTAACTTTGAaagcaaaaattaaaaaaaacaaataacttctaaaaatatataacacttaaaaagaaaaagaggggTTACATGAGAGGGATGGAGTAAATGAGAAGGAAATTGTGTAATCAGCATCCATATTTTCATGCTGAACCAACAAAACAAGTTTGGTTGGGAATAAAACATAGACATAAATTATCCCTCCGTGCTCCAAAATTTTCTCCATGAcacttttaatttcttttaatatagtatcaattatatttttaattacattCTATAATTAATACTACTGTATACATTACTTTTAATtcaaaatctttttattttgagataatgaattatatatctttttaatatatgagTGAAGGTTTATTGACTCCAAGTAAGTTTGTGATgaattactatatttaataacTCATTATAAAGGATGAATTGGTGACCGTTGATTATTAACataatatatgaaattaaacacacaaaattttatataaattcaaaattcgtAATTATGTAATCTGATTATcgatatttacttatatttttaaaagtttatcaTACGttcatttcaaattatttaattaaatattaaattttaaattttataaaattttatttatttaataaaaacttttaattttacgattaaataaaaaaattctatcgtatatattaaattattaacatcTCAATAAGCTATCATACAACTACTTTTAAACTCAATGAATCATCACCTTATATTAGACAGAGTAgtatttaagtaaaatatagTATAGTATTGAATGAGAGCAACGGTTCTAGTCTCTTCAAGCAGGTGCCTATAAATGCATTATCATTAAACTTTGTAGTTGTACTACCACCATTTATTGATCGTTGCTGGTTTCTTTAGATCTTCACGTGTTAGTTGAACCTCTCTTTAATATTGTCACTTTCTTAGAAATCTTTCACTCTTCAAATTTCAACATTCTTTCTATTTCACACATACATTGAAAATTCAGTAACCAAACCTCTTGGCCCATTGGTTTGTAAGGACAATTTTGAAAGGAATCAAAATATGGAAATTTtatgttgaaaaaaatatttttaatttgagaaaatcaATACAAAAGTTCAAAACATTATATTTAGACGATTTCTAAggtattataaagaaaaatgtattgataccgttaaaattttaactaaattgaTTAAATCAATAGTATTAGTACTATACATTTGtttattgattttagttctcaaaaattatataaattatttcataattaaaaatcataacaaattgAAAGAGacccaaaatataaaaattaaaaaaattgatggtgTTAAATCTCTACCTTAGTCACACTGATTCATTAAAGTCATGTTATTCAATTATTGGtcaattaatttgataatatcaaaatatatgaatttgtaAATATACGATAAAAGTCCCTTTATTTCTATATCAAGATATTTAATATGAATCTTTAAAACACTTGttagcattttttttaattcaagttTGATCATTCACAgcgaataaaagaaaaattcctGTAATCccaattatgataaaaaaataaaaataaatttcaatgaatttatttattgttcaaATTATTAGAATGTTTTTACAAATATACTCTCATGGGAAATTGTGATATACTCCAtctataatgaaatataagtaaaattaatttatattttttaaaataaaatacaaataaaaatcaacTATTTTTCTCCTGGTTAATAAAATACCTCTAAAATATCCCTcattaaaatttaactttttttattttcaatgattCAATTTGTTGATCGTTGAGGAAAATTAgacttataattttttgaattggATAGATTAAATATGGTCGattatcttttataatattcataatttaatttgtttttatttataattcatttagagaaaatattaaatacactcactaatattaaaatgaaaaataatttaaatgaggTAAAagaatcatttaaaataaataatacgtCTTAAAAATAGTAACTTTTTCTTGTAGATAAGATAAGCAAAACTCTAAAAATCATCTTATAGTACAGACATTTGGCAATTGACTGCCGCACATttagagaataatttatttatttatttatttatttatttatttatttattgaaatggTGCTAGTTTAATAATTAACTAGAACAAAGgtatttaattctttaaaagaCATGACGAAGATAAGTActtcaatatataaaaaaaaatctttaatttaaagttttgagaTAAACCGAATCTAACAAAAAAGTGATTGTAATTTGTAAGATTCCCTCATGTCTTGAATATTAacaaaaaagtatttatatggTTTGATCTTAAATATAGGTATTAAACTTATTTTCACTCTATTTAATAAAGtgtatcataaaatattttccatttttgtaaattttattttctaataacaatttttttttcatatggaACAAATTCTCATACAAGACAGACCCTTTTGA from Cicer arietinum cultivar CDC Frontier isolate Library 1 chromosome 3, Cicar.CDCFrontier_v2.0, whole genome shotgun sequence encodes:
- the LOC101507457 gene encoding uncharacterized protein — translated: MASSLSVSKLTTPNASASLPEALRRRSSKTCFLALVPSVTNYKINLSASLRTTHLNAFQSSLRIRCSQADGNGSPAKRTVLHDLYEKQGQSPWYDNLCRPVTDLIPLIESGVRGVTSNPAIFQKAISSSSAYNDQFRELVQAGKDIESAYWELVVKDIQDACKLFEPIYDETDGGDGYVSVEVSPRLADDTQGTIEDAKWLHKVVSRPNVYIKIPATAACVPSIKEVIANGISVNVTLIFSLERYEAVIDAYLDGLEASGLNDLSRVTSVASFFVSRVDTLIDKNLEKIGTPEALNLRGKAAVAQAALAYQLYQRKFSGPRWEALVKKGAKKQRLLWASTSVKNPAYPDTLYVAPLIGPDTVSTMPDQALQAFIDHGIVARTIDSNASEAEGIYNALQKLGIDWRSVGSQLELEGVDSFKKSFESLLDTLQEKANSLKLVSL